A portion of the Echeneis naucrates chromosome 5, fEcheNa1.1, whole genome shotgun sequence genome contains these proteins:
- the hyal2a gene encoding hyaluronidase-2, with the protein MFCWTLCDCRVLLLIVLLCDCLSALGLKPTRWPLYSQKPLLLAWNAPTEDCAPRHGIRFQLDQFQIVASPNEAFVKQNLTIFYKDRLGLYPYFEPDETPVNGGLPQLASLTQHLDKMPESVQKYIREPGAKGLAVIDWEEWRPLWIRNWETKDVYRRHSRELVRQKNPKRPSEQGARVAQQEFEMSARKFMLETLKRAKYLRPNQLWGFYLFPDCYNHDYRHTLENYTGRCPDVEVARNEQLKWLWTESTALFPSIYMGTVLRSSTSGRQFVRNRVKEGMRLASSGDGLARPVFVYTRPTYANSVEKLTEMDLVSTIGESVALGAAGIILWGDAAYASSKNNCHDLNVYLQGPLSQYLLNVSTAAELCSQVLCGSHGRCLRKNADSDVYLHLDPLTHNMTRVNGKLTVTGELGEAAMMGFQTDFQCQCYSGYQGQGCDETDPVYQRGTSAQTVASALQSVVSLIVLLFLY; encoded by the exons ATGTTTTGCTGGACTTTGTGTGACTGCAGAGTACTGTTGCTGATTGTTCTACTGTGCGATTGCCTCAGTGCTTTGGGCCTAAAACCTACAAGATGGCCACTGTACTCCCAAAAGCCTTTGCTCCTTGCGTGGAATGCCCCAACTGAAGACTGTGCCCCGAGGCATGGCATTCGTTTTCAGCTGGACCAATTCCAGATTGTGGCCTCACCCAACGAGGCCTTTGTCAAGCAGAACCTTACCATCTTCTACAAGGACCGCCTAGGCTTGTACCCCTACTTTGAGCCCGATGAAACACCAGTGAACGGGGGGCTGCCGCAGTTGGCCAGCCTCACACAGCACCTGGACAAGATGCCCGAGAGTGTGCAGAAGTATATCCGTGAACCAGGAGCCAAGGGTCTGGCAGTTATTGACTGGGAGGAGTGGCGCCCACTATGGATACGTAACTGGGAAACAAAAGATGTTTATCGCAGGCATTCTCGTGAGTTGGTGCGCCAGAAGAACCCGAAGCGGCCGTCAGAGCAGGGGGCGAGAGTTGCACAGCAGGAGTTTGAGATGTCCGCCAGGAAGTTTATGCTGGAGACTCTGAAGCGAGCCAAATACCTTAGGCCCAACCAGTTGTGGGGCTTCTACCTGTTCCCTGACTGCTACAACCACGACTACAGGCACACTCTGGAGAACTACACAGGGCGCTGTCCTGATGTGGAGGTGGCTCGAAATGAGCAGCTGAAATGGCTGTGGACTGAGAGCACAGCCCTCTTCCCCTCCATCTACATGGGCACTGTGCTGCGCTCCTCGACCTCCGGACGGCAGTTTGTCCGGAACCGAGTGAAGGAGGGAATGCGTTTGGCGTCATCGGGTGATGGGTTGGCACGTCCTGTCTTTGTGTACACCCGGCCCACCTATGCCAACTCTGTGGAGAAGCTGACTGAG ATGGACCTTGTTTCCACCATCGGGGAGAGTGTGGCTTTGGGTGCAGCTGGAATCATCCTGTGGGGAGATGCAGCTTATGCAAGCAGCAAA AACAACTGCCACGACCTTAATGTGTACCTGCAGGGTCCACTGAGTCAATACCTCCTGAACGTCTCCACGGCAGCTGAGCTATGCAGCCAGGTCTTGTGTGGTTCTCACGGCCGCTGTTTGCGCAAAAACGCAGACAGTGATGTTTACTTGCATCTGGATCCCCTCACCCACAATATGACCAGGGTGAACGGCAAGCTGACCGTCACCGGTGAGCTTGGCGAAGCTGCAATGATGGGTTTTCAAACTGATTTTCAGTGCCAGTGCTACAGTGGCTATCAAGGACAGGGCTGCGATGAGACGGACCCTGTATACCAGAGAGGGACATCAGCTCAAACCGTGGCATCAGCACTGCAATCTGTGGTCTCACTGATCGTCTTGTTGTTCCTCTACTAA
- the hyal1 gene encoding hyaluronidase-1, with protein MFHSDHETSVCTLRPQSLSTNSFSKSTSSVSLEMTSFLPKMLPILNLISFGSVLHVETSPLSQEPFLTVWNAPTARCLSEYGVDLNLEIFNIVQNQNQTFMGENITIFYADKLGLYPRYSTQGEAVHGGVPQNASLEEHLRRASEDIRTSIPDTDFPGLGVIDWESWRPVWERNWDSKEVYWKASRELVRSEHPDWSPQQINAEARLKFEEAGKKFMEATLKLGQEERPNGLWGYYGFPNCYNYYDKSVNYSGECPPIEIKRNDELFWMWNRSSALYPDIYLSLGQRGLGREVLLYVHHRILEAMRVGAQATPPTPPVFPYARIVYTYTLDFLSQEHLVYTIGESAALGCAGVILWGDHAFSKSQATCEATKAYIDEILGPYLVNVTSATTLCSRILCSSQGRCQRRTPGSTAYLHLDPAAWKVVPAKKNPDGRVHFRVLGQMKPQEVTFMKSEFQCKCLPGWSGENCSIPIKTQDFPQRN; from the exons ATGTTTCACTCTGATCATGAGACCTCTGTTTGCACACTCAGGCCACAAAGTCTAAGTACAAATTCCTTTTCAAAATCCACATCCAGTGTGTCATTAG AGATGACTTCATTTCTTCCCAAGATGCTGCCGATCTTAAATCTGATCAGCTTTGGGTCCGTGCTGCATGTGGAAACATCACCTCTCTCCCAGGAGCCTTTCCTCACTGTGTGGAACGCCCCCACTGCCAGGTGCCTCTCTGAATATGGCGTGGACCTCAACTTGGAGATCTTCAACATCGTCCAGAATCAAAACCAAACCTTTATGGGGGAAAACATAACCATATTTTATGCTGACAAGCTTGGCCTGTATCCCAGGTACTCCACCCAAGGAGAGGCTGTCCATGGTGGAGTCCCGCAGAATGCCAGTCTTGAAGAGCATCTCAGACGCGCTTCAGAAGATATCCGCACCTCTATCCCCGACACAGATTTCCCGGGCTTGGGTGTCATAGACTGGGAGAGCTGGAGACCTGTATGGGAGAGAAACTGGGACAGTAAGGAGGTGTACTGGAAGGCATCAAGGGAACTGGTGAGGTCTGAGCATCCAGACTGGAGCCCTCAACAGATCAATGCTGAAGCCCGGCTAAAGTTTGAGGAAGCAGGAAAGAAATTCATGGAGGCGACACTGAAACTTGGGCAGGAAGAAAGGCCCAATGGATTGTGGGGTTACTATGGTTTTCCCAACTGCTACAACTACTATGACAAAAGCGTCAACTACTCAGGGGAGTGTCCACCAATTGAGATAAAGAGGAATGATGAGCTGTTCTGGATGTGGAACAGGTCCTCTGCTCTGTATCCTGACATCTACCTCAGCCTGGGGCAGCGAGGCCTCGGCAGGGAAGTGCTCCTCTATGTTCACCATCGTATCCTGGAGGCCATGAGAGTGGGAGCTCAGGCGACTCCACCCACCCCACCTGTGTTCCCCTACGCTCGCATCGTCTACACCTACACGTTAGATTTCCTCTCTCAG gagCACCTTGTCTACACCATTGGAGAAAGTGCTGCTTTGGGATGTGCAGGGGTGATCCTCTGGGGCGACCATGCCTTTTCCAAGTCTCAG GCAACATGTGAGGCTACCAAAGCCTACATTGATGAGATCCTGGGTCCTTACCTGGTGAATGTCACCTCAGCGACCACCTTGTGCAGCCGGATCCTGTGTTCCTCTCAGGGAAGATGTCAGAGGAGGACTCCGGGCTCAACTGCCTACCTCCACCTTGACCCCGCTGCATGGAAGGTAGTGCCAGCGAAGAAGAATCCAGATGGGAGGGTACATTTTAGAGTTTTAGGACAAATGAAGCCACAAGAGGTAACATTCATGAAGTCTGAGTTTCAATGCAAGTGTTTGCCTGGATGGAGTGGTGAGAACTGCTCAATACCAATCAAGACACAGGACTTTCCTCAAAGGAACTAG